A region of Ferruginibacter albus DNA encodes the following proteins:
- the purB gene encoding adenylosuccinate lyase: protein MDLTQLTAISPIDGRYRKQIAHLDEYFSEFALIKYRTIVEVEYFLFLAEKKFFKVSSTDKKQLLSIAENFSIADATKIKETEKITNHDVKAVEYFIKSKLDDFKLSHLKEWIHFGLTSQDVNNTAIPLLWKHAVENDYLPSIINLQSAIYNLSVQWKDIPMLARTHGQPASPTKLGKELMVFVERLENQIQLFSYIPFTAKFGGATGNFNAHSVAYPKYNWVKFANEFCENKLGLQRQQYTTQIEHYDTLAAHFDAIKRINTILIDLSRDIWTYISMDYFKQKTKKGEVGSSAMPHKVNPIDFENAEGNLGIANALLEHLSAKLPISRLQRDLTDSTVLRNIGVPAAHTLIAVKSFEKGLEKLVLNEAKLKADLEDNWAVVAEAIQTILRRENYPQPYEALKDLTRGKSAIDKKAIHQFISKLKVPAKIKEELKKITPHSYTGV, encoded by the coding sequence ATGGATTTAACTCAACTTACTGCTATTTCACCCATCGACGGACGTTACAGGAAACAAATTGCCCATTTAGACGAATATTTTAGCGAGTTTGCCCTGATAAAATACAGAACGATCGTTGAGGTTGAATACTTTTTATTTCTTGCTGAGAAAAAGTTTTTTAAGGTGTCAAGCACGGACAAAAAACAATTGTTATCAATTGCAGAAAATTTTTCCATTGCTGATGCAACAAAGATCAAGGAAACAGAAAAGATCACTAACCACGACGTTAAAGCGGTGGAATATTTCATAAAATCCAAACTGGATGATTTTAAATTATCGCATTTAAAAGAATGGATACATTTTGGATTGACATCGCAGGATGTTAACAATACGGCCATTCCATTGCTTTGGAAACACGCTGTTGAGAATGATTATTTACCATCAATTATAAATCTACAATCTGCCATTTATAATTTGTCTGTACAATGGAAGGATATTCCAATGCTTGCCAGAACACATGGACAGCCTGCTTCTCCTACTAAATTAGGTAAAGAGCTAATGGTATTTGTAGAGCGTTTGGAAAACCAGATCCAATTGTTCAGTTACATTCCATTCACTGCAAAATTCGGCGGCGCTACCGGAAATTTCAATGCTCACAGTGTAGCCTACCCTAAATATAACTGGGTAAAATTTGCCAACGAATTTTGTGAGAATAAACTAGGCTTGCAGCGCCAGCAATACACTACACAAATTGAACATTACGACACCTTGGCGGCGCATTTTGATGCCATTAAACGTATCAATACCATTTTGATCGATCTTAGCCGCGATATCTGGACATACATCAGCATGGATTATTTTAAACAAAAAACCAAAAAAGGTGAAGTAGGTTCATCTGCCATGCCGCATAAAGTAAACCCTATTGATTTTGAAAATGCAGAAGGTAACCTGGGTATTGCAAACGCTTTACTGGAGCATCTTTCTGCAAAATTGCCTATCTCCCGTTTACAAAGAGACCTAACCGATTCTACTGTTTTAAGAAATATTGGTGTACCGGCTGCACATACTTTAATTGCCGTAAAATCTTTTGAAAAAGGATTGGAAAAACTGGTGTTAAATGAAGCAAAACTGAAAGCCGACCTGGAAGATAATTGGGCTGTTGTAGCAGAAGCCATTCAAACTATTTTAAGAAGAGAAAACTACCCACAACCTTACGAAGCATTGAAAGATCTTACAAGAGGAAAATCTGCAATTGACAAGAAAGCCATCCATCAATTTATCAGCAAATTAAAAGTGCCTGCAAAGATCAAAGAAGAATTAAAAAAGATAACACCGCACAGCTATACAGGTGTGTAA
- a CDS encoding menaquinone biosynthetic enzyme MqnA/MqnD family protein, with protein MERKIRVGAVSYLNTKPLIYGFEQGMMKDEMELVFDYPAKIASALLKDEIDIGLVPVAILPEMKEFHIVSDYGIACDGEVASVCLFSEVPLEEIKTVLLDYQSRTSVVLAKVLMQEYWKIAPEIINTNTDFSSQIKDTTAAVIIGDRALERRQASKYVYDLGEAWKQYTGLPFVFAAWVSNKPIPLEFIDHFNEANRRGLNDIEKIVQQNPFAAYDLAKYYTVNIKFQLNNSMREAVDLFLNKLKALQNQATTSEVLFK; from the coding sequence TTGGAAAGAAAAATAAGAGTGGGGGCGGTTAGCTATCTCAATACAAAACCTCTGATATACGGCTTTGAACAGGGAATGATGAAGGATGAAATGGAACTGGTGTTTGATTATCCTGCAAAAATTGCATCGGCTTTATTAAAGGATGAGATTGATATAGGATTGGTGCCGGTTGCTATTCTTCCTGAAATGAAAGAATTTCATATCGTTTCAGATTATGGAATTGCCTGCGATGGAGAAGTTGCCAGCGTATGTTTATTCAGCGAAGTTCCACTGGAAGAGATCAAAACAGTTTTGCTGGATTACCAAAGCAGAACATCGGTAGTATTAGCAAAAGTACTAATGCAGGAATATTGGAAAATAGCTCCTGAAATAATTAATACCAATACAGATTTCAGTTCTCAAATAAAAGATACCACGGCTGCCGTTATTATTGGAGACAGGGCACTTGAGCGGAGGCAGGCATCAAAATATGTATATGACCTCGGTGAAGCATGGAAGCAATACACGGGCTTGCCGTTTGTATTTGCAGCATGGGTAAGTAATAAACCAATTCCCCTGGAATTTATTGATCATTTTAATGAAGCAAATCGTCGTGGCTTAAATGATATAGAAAAGATCGTACAGCAAAACCCGTTTGCTGCTTATGATCTTGCAAAATATTACACGGTTAATATAAAATTTCAGCTAAACAACTCCATGAGAGAAGCGGTTGATCTATTTTTAAACAAGCTTAAAGCCTTGCAAAATCAAGCAACGACAAGTGAGGTTTTATTCAAATAA
- a CDS encoding class I SAM-dependent methyltransferase produces the protein MHIRKRTTCRVCGSASLTPVISLGPQYLQGSFVKPGKEMPSHRKINCSLVRCNPQIDENACGLLQMEHSVPPEILYAAYWYRSGTNKTMRDHLKGIADSALDLVKKKKSNVLDIGCNDGTLLGYYPETFEKFGCDPSDVAQEVKHATVVQDIFPSAELFKAIGDKKMDVITSIAMFYDLENPVDFVKSIKRLLSPEGIWVFEMSYMPKMLEMDSYDTICHEHLEFYSLAVLEKIAAMAEMKIFKISFNDINGGSIRCYATHKESSLYYNKENYALLNEIRQKEFDLELDTDKPYVAFQYRIEKVKNDLHNLLQQLKQEGKKVHIYGASTKGNTILQWCDINNMLVEYAAERNPDKYGAYTLGTNIPIISEAESRAMNPDYYLVLPWHFKEEFIEREKDALDKGTGFIFPIPTIDIYKK, from the coding sequence ATGCACATCCGAAAAAGAACAACCTGCAGGGTTTGCGGCTCAGCTTCATTAACTCCTGTTATTAGTTTAGGTCCTCAATATCTACAAGGTTCGTTTGTAAAGCCGGGAAAAGAAATGCCATCGCACCGTAAGATAAATTGTTCGCTGGTGCGTTGTAATCCTCAGATCGATGAGAATGCTTGTGGCTTGTTGCAAATGGAACACAGTGTACCACCTGAAATTTTGTATGCAGCATATTGGTACAGAAGCGGCACCAATAAAACCATGCGTGATCATTTAAAAGGCATTGCAGACAGTGCACTGGATCTGGTTAAGAAGAAGAAAAGCAATGTATTGGATATTGGTTGTAACGATGGAACTTTATTAGGGTATTATCCTGAAACGTTTGAAAAGTTTGGTTGCGATCCGAGTGATGTAGCACAGGAAGTAAAGCATGCAACAGTTGTACAGGATATTTTTCCTTCGGCAGAATTGTTTAAAGCAATTGGCGATAAAAAGATGGATGTTATTACTTCTATCGCTATGTTTTATGATTTGGAAAACCCGGTTGATTTTGTAAAAAGTATTAAACGTTTATTATCTCCTGAAGGTATCTGGGTATTTGAAATGAGTTATATGCCTAAAATGCTGGAGATGGATAGCTATGATACGATATGCCACGAGCATTTGGAATTTTACAGTTTAGCCGTGTTGGAAAAAATTGCGGCAATGGCAGAGATGAAGATATTCAAAATTTCTTTCAACGATATTAATGGCGGCAGCATTCGTTGTTACGCTACTCATAAAGAAAGCAGTCTTTATTACAATAAAGAAAATTATGCGTTGCTGAATGAGATCCGTCAAAAAGAATTTGACCTGGAATTAGATACGGACAAACCTTATGTAGCATTTCAATATCGTATAGAAAAAGTAAAGAATGATCTGCATAATTTATTACAACAATTAAAACAGGAAGGTAAGAAAGTTCATATCTACGGGGCTTCTACCAAAGGTAATACCATATTGCAGTGGTGCGATATCAATAACATGCTGGTAGAATATGCCGCAGAAAGAAACCCTGATAAATACGGAGCATATACTTTAGGAACAAATATTCCTATCATCAGCGAAGCCGAAAGTCGTGCTATGAATCCTGATTATTATTTAGTGTTGCCATGGCATTTTAAAGAGGAGTTTATTGAAAGAGAAAAAGATGCGTTAGATAAAGGCACCGGGTTTATTTTCCCGATACCAACCATCGATATTTATAAAAAATAA
- a CDS encoding glycosyltransferase family 4 protein produces the protein MAIKTIIDGALLAECEITGSVRFGMHRVAEEITERLIKNNDLDISFANTIYSARFHRLLNVYLAKNYPSYQSKVVSGFPVLNPEIPVIGKITDRLSRDLSLKPAIKDLDKNDLFFSYYYPFPKSVQNAKIKKCITYLDIIALRMEGYNSKLINLTRKIVESIVPNYAIAISEYSKQDICDYDKRIDANKIFVVPLAASPELFYVNKEENEWKKVKEKYKLPDEYFLCISSTDHRKNLPHIIKSFGKLAMQQNIGDLHLVMTGNMTLSESVFDELNIDKKVRNKIVLAKSIANEDMSAVYSNAKCFYFMSKYEGFGLPVLEAMQCGIPVVSSNASSLPEVVGDAGIMLSPTDEDGLCDVMYKMYSDAAMREKYAALSLQQAKTFSWQRCADEYAAIFKKIVQG, from the coding sequence ATGGCTATAAAAACTATAATAGACGGAGCTTTGCTGGCGGAGTGTGAAATTACCGGAAGTGTACGTTTTGGAATGCATCGCGTTGCAGAAGAAATTACAGAACGGCTTATCAAGAATAATGATCTGGATATTTCCTTTGCCAACACTATTTATTCTGCCAGGTTTCATCGTTTATTAAATGTTTATCTCGCAAAAAATTATCCTTCTTACCAAAGTAAAGTTGTTTCCGGTTTTCCGGTTTTAAATCCTGAAATACCTGTTATTGGTAAGATCACAGACAGGCTTTCAAGAGACCTGTCTTTAAAGCCTGCTATTAAAGACCTGGATAAAAATGATCTTTTCTTTTCTTATTATTATCCTTTTCCAAAGAGCGTACAGAATGCTAAGATTAAGAAGTGCATAACCTACTTAGATATTATTGCCTTGCGTATGGAAGGGTATAACAGCAAGCTGATAAATCTCACCAGGAAAATAGTAGAAAGCATTGTGCCTAATTATGCAATTGCTATTTCAGAATATTCCAAACAGGATATTTGCGATTACGATAAACGCATTGATGCCAATAAAATATTTGTTGTTCCTTTAGCTGCATCACCGGAATTGTTTTATGTAAACAAGGAAGAAAATGAATGGAAAAAAGTTAAGGAGAAATACAAATTGCCGGATGAATATTTTTTATGTATCTCATCTACAGATCATCGTAAAAATTTACCGCACATTATCAAGAGTTTTGGAAAATTGGCAATGCAGCAAAACATTGGTGATCTGCATTTGGTAATGACGGGCAACATGACGCTGAGTGAAAGTGTTTTTGATGAATTGAATATTGATAAGAAAGTTCGCAATAAAATTGTATTAGCGAAGTCGATCGCTAATGAAGATATGTCGGCAGTTTACAGCAATGCCAAATGTTTTTACTTTATGTCGAAATATGAAGGCTTTGGCTTGCCGGTTTTGGAAGCTATGCAATGTGGTATTCCGGTAGTAAGCTCCAATGCCTCTTCTTTGCCCGAAGTAGTTGGCGACGCAGGAATTATGCTATCTCCAACAGATGAAGATGGGTTGTGTGATGTGATGTATAAAATGTATAGTGATGCAGCAATGAGAGAAAAATATGCTGCATTAAGTTTGCAGCAGGCAAAAACTTTTTCGTGGCAACGATGTGCGGATGAATATGCAGCCATATTTAAAAAAATAGTACAGGGTTAA
- a CDS encoding GDP-mannose 4,6-dehydratase codes for MKKYLITGYSGFVSHHFLNYLESLQQPCNILGVDINEAAFDLGSYKYVQGSFKNVNLLNREEVDVLIHDYKPDYILHLASYSSVASSWKNPVTSFVNNTNIFLNLVEQVRLLGLACRILSVGSSEEYGKVDVSTLPLHEELPTNPVSPYAVARVSQEMLSQIYAKSYGLDIVLTRSFNHIGPGQKEMFAISSFAKKMIGIKHSSSGEKTMTVGDIEIVRDFVDVRDVVKAYYLLLQKGEKGEIYNICSGKGITLKEVLQTMKNILQIEVNIQIDKELIRPADNPVIIGSNKKIKDKIGWQPSISLETSLKDLLNYWDNNQ; via the coding sequence ATGAAAAAATATTTAATTACAGGGTATAGCGGTTTTGTTTCGCATCACTTTTTAAATTATTTAGAAAGCTTGCAGCAGCCCTGTAATATTTTAGGGGTGGATATTAATGAAGCTGCCTTTGATCTGGGTTCATATAAATATGTGCAAGGTTCTTTTAAAAATGTAAACTTATTAAACAGGGAAGAGGTTGATGTGTTGATACATGATTATAAGCCTGATTATATTTTACATTTAGCTTCTTATAGTAGTGTAGCAAGCAGTTGGAAAAATCCTGTTACCTCTTTTGTAAACAATACCAACATCTTTCTTAACCTTGTAGAGCAAGTTCGTTTATTAGGATTGGCCTGCAGAATACTTTCTGTTGGGTCTTCTGAAGAATATGGTAAAGTGGATGTTTCAACATTACCATTGCATGAAGAATTACCTACCAACCCTGTTAGTCCCTATGCAGTAGCACGGGTATCGCAGGAAATGTTGTCGCAGATATATGCAAAGAGTTATGGGCTGGATATTGTATTAACACGTTCCTTTAATCATATAGGACCGGGACAAAAAGAGATGTTTGCTATTTCCTCTTTTGCTAAAAAGATGATAGGCATTAAACATTCATCTTCCGGAGAAAAAACAATGACCGTTGGCGATATCGAAATAGTAAGAGATTTTGTAGATGTACGTGATGTGGTGAAAGCTTATTATCTGTTATTACAAAAAGGAGAAAAAGGCGAAATATATAATATCTGCTCCGGCAAGGGAATTACGTTAAAGGAAGTTTTACAAACGATGAAGAATATTCTGCAAATAGAAGTGAATATTCAAATCGATAAAGAATTGATACGTCCTGCGGATAATCCGGTGATCATTGGGTCCAATAAAAAAATTAAAGATAAAATCGGTTGGCAACCATCTATTTCTTTGGAAACAAGTTTAAAAGATTTGCTGAACTATTGGGATAATAATCAGTAA
- a CDS encoding class I SAM-dependent methyltransferase codes for MKDPEFNPSLFHPYYFTRKGLLKKITQYSSHMTGDVLDFGCGTKPYQSLFTKADSYVGVDFENEGHSHKNEQIEYYYDGKTLPFNKDTFDSIFSSEVFEHVFNLDEMMLELNRVLKPGGKILITCPFVWPEHEIPNDYARYTQFALKSKFEKNGFDIVVIDKSGNFFTAIWQMQQVYLSDVFFPKLTFPILIKIAKFIAMPILTITGIVLSKIFPGKKYLYLNNIIIAEKRN; via the coding sequence ATGAAAGATCCTGAGTTTAACCCCTCTTTATTTCATCCATATTATTTTACCAGAAAAGGATTATTAAAAAAAATCACGCAATATTCGTCACATATGACGGGTGATGTATTGGATTTTGGATGTGGAACCAAACCTTATCAATCTTTATTTACTAAAGCGGACTCTTATGTTGGTGTTGATTTTGAAAATGAGGGACACAGTCATAAGAACGAACAAATAGAGTACTATTATGATGGCAAAACACTTCCTTTCAACAAGGATACTTTTGATTCAATATTCAGCAGCGAAGTTTTTGAACATGTATTTAATCTGGATGAAATGATGTTAGAACTGAATCGTGTACTTAAACCAGGTGGAAAAATCTTAATCACCTGTCCTTTTGTTTGGCCGGAGCATGAAATACCGAATGACTATGCACGTTACACTCAATTTGCTCTTAAATCAAAATTTGAAAAGAATGGATTTGATATTGTTGTGATAGACAAATCAGGCAATTTCTTTACAGCTATTTGGCAAATGCAACAGGTATATTTATCAGATGTGTTTTTTCCGAAACTTACATTTCCCATTTTAATAAAGATCGCTAAATTCATCGCAATGCCTATTCTTACTATTACCGGTATTGTATTAAGTAAAATTTTCCCCGGTAAAAAGTATTTATACCTCAATAATATAATAATAGCAGAAAAGAGAAATTAA
- a CDS encoding GDP-mannose 4,6-dehydratase, with protein MTALIFGANGQDGFYLTELLQSKGIAVIGIGRKAAINIIDYTSICDTVNQYKPDFIFHFAANSTTRHDALFENHEVISTGTLNILEAVKKFSPATKVFISGSGLQFVNNNQPIKETDPFEARDAYSIARIQSVYAARYFRRLGLKVYVGYFFNHDSPRRTERHMAMKISAAVKRIADGSDEKLEIGDSSVIKEWTYAGDVVKGVWTLVNQDKVWEANLGSGLGYSIDDWISISFKLIGKDPKDHVVKTEGFTAEYRQLVSDSSLAFSLGWKPEVSFEQLAKMMLQ; from the coding sequence ATGACCGCACTTATTTTTGGCGCTAACGGGCAGGATGGTTTTTATTTAACTGAACTATTGCAATCAAAAGGTATTGCTGTAATAGGTATTGGAAGAAAAGCTGCAATCAATATCATTGATTATACCTCTATATGTGACACAGTAAATCAATATAAACCTGATTTTATCTTTCATTTTGCTGCAAACTCAACAACCCGCCACGATGCTTTATTCGAAAACCATGAAGTGATAAGTACCGGAACATTAAATATTTTAGAAGCGGTTAAAAAATTTTCTCCTGCAACTAAAGTATTTATTTCGGGAAGCGGACTGCAATTTGTAAACAATAATCAACCAATAAAAGAAACAGATCCGTTTGAGGCGAGAGATGCTTATTCCATAGCGAGGATACAATCAGTATACGCAGCAAGATATTTTAGAAGACTAGGATTAAAAGTATATGTGGGTTATTTCTTTAATCATGATAGCCCACGTAGAACAGAGCGGCACATGGCGATGAAAATATCTGCAGCAGTAAAAAGGATAGCTGATGGAAGTGATGAAAAACTGGAAATAGGAGATAGTAGTGTGATAAAGGAATGGACTTATGCAGGAGATGTGGTAAAAGGAGTTTGGACCTTGGTAAACCAGGATAAGGTTTGGGAAGCCAATCTTGGTTCTGGGTTAGGCTATTCAATCGATGACTGGATAAGCATATCTTTTAAATTAATTGGAAAAGATCCGAAAGACCATGTAGTAAAAACGGAGGGTTTTACTGCAGAATACCGGCAATTAGTGTCTGACTCTTCACTTGCTTTTTCTTTGGGATGGAAGCCTGAAGTCTCGTTTGAACAACTGGCAAAAATGATGCTGCAATAA
- a CDS encoding glycosyltransferase family 9 protein, producing the protein MASVKKILLLHLYSNGDCLYATTIAKQIKTDYPGCHLSWAIASFCKNIITNNPYVDEILIVDSVKKNDVTAFRKLKKEFYLQNKYDEIFITQNMEANQAFYDGSTRSNVLRAYPHKITVPVTPVLRLTQAEIATAQQFALQHRLSDYKNVILFEYAPQSGQSKITKEFAVRVAEDLTKNGDVAVVLSSANKINSAHKAIIDGSVLTMRETAALTHYCTFLLGTTSGITWLSTSDAAKQLPMLQLFTPYTRYENPVSRDFKRFNLSADGLIEILQLNEKQIVECVNLALQNFPEAKQKYNQSIPLHFKTTRSIVYNLLCYLQFNAILTHIKVNREVYGNNPLFYKEVFVGFITFPFKLVSNLVTKRFK; encoded by the coding sequence ATGGCTTCTGTAAAAAAAATATTACTCCTTCATTTATACTCCAATGGCGATTGCCTGTATGCTACTACCATAGCCAAACAAATAAAAACAGATTATCCGGGATGTCACTTGTCCTGGGCCATAGCTTCTTTTTGTAAAAATATTATTACCAATAATCCTTATGTTGATGAAATTCTTATAGTAGATTCTGTCAAAAAAAATGATGTGACAGCCTTCAGAAAATTAAAGAAAGAATTTTATCTGCAAAATAAATACGACGAGATATTTATAACGCAAAACATGGAAGCCAATCAGGCTTTTTACGATGGAAGCACTAGAAGCAATGTATTAAGAGCTTATCCTCATAAAATAACGGTACCGGTTACACCTGTTCTCCGGTTAACTCAAGCAGAGATAGCAACGGCACAACAATTTGCTCTTCAACATCGGCTATCGGATTATAAGAATGTTATTTTGTTTGAGTATGCTCCGCAGAGCGGTCAATCAAAAATCACAAAAGAGTTTGCTGTTAGAGTTGCAGAAGATTTAACTAAAAACGGTGATGTTGCTGTTGTTCTTTCATCAGCCAATAAAATAAACAGTGCACATAAAGCAATTATAGATGGCAGTGTATTAACTATGAGAGAGACGGCAGCATTAACACATTACTGCACTTTTTTATTGGGAACAACATCCGGTATTACCTGGTTATCTACGAGCGATGCCGCAAAGCAATTGCCAATGCTGCAATTGTTTACTCCTTATACACGTTATGAGAACCCTGTATCAAGAGATTTTAAGCGATTTAATTTATCTGCTGATGGACTCATAGAAATACTTCAGCTGAATGAAAAACAGATCGTTGAATGTGTGAATCTTGCATTACAGAATTTCCCCGAAGCAAAACAAAAATACAATCAGTCCATACCGTTACACTTTAAAACCACCCGAAGCATTGTTTATAATTTGCTTTGTTATTTACAATTCAACGCTATTCTTACGCATATAAAAGTTAACAGGGAAGTTTATGGAAATAATCCGCTGTTTTATAAAGAAGTGTTCGTCGGTTTTATAACTTTTCCGTTTAAGCTGGTAAGTAATTTAGTTACAAAAAGGTTTAAATAG
- the gmd gene encoding GDP-mannose 4,6-dehydratase, translated as MKTALITGITGQDGAYLSELLLSKGYNVHGVKRRSSLINTDRIDHLFNDKSLQDRFHLHHGDLTDSSSLLRIIQQTQPDEIYNLGAQSHVQVSFEAPEYTANSDGIGVLRILEAIRILGLEKKTKFYQASTSELYGLVQEIPQKETTPFYPRSPYGVAKLYGYWITVNYRESYDMFAVNGILFNHESPLRGETFVTRKITIATAKIAAGKQEMLLLGNLDAKRDWGHAKDYVEGMWLILQQEKPQDYVLATGITTTVRDFVKMSFAEAGIELEFKGEGIDEKGYVVKCANPKYQLPAGKQVVGINARYFRPAEVDLLIGDATKANTELDWKPKYDLAALVKEMVQEELKIQ; from the coding sequence ATGAAGACGGCTTTGATTACAGGTATTACCGGCCAGGACGGTGCTTATTTATCTGAACTGCTATTGAGTAAAGGTTATAATGTACACGGTGTTAAACGCAGAAGTTCTTTAATTAATACCGACAGAATTGATCATCTTTTTAACGACAAATCATTACAAGATCGTTTTCATTTACATCATGGTGATCTGACAGATTCTTCCAGCCTTTTGAGAATTATCCAACAAACACAACCCGATGAGATCTATAATTTGGGAGCGCAAAGCCATGTACAGGTAAGTTTTGAAGCGCCTGAATATACCGCTAACTCCGACGGAATCGGCGTATTGAGAATATTGGAGGCGATCCGCATTTTAGGTTTGGAAAAGAAAACCAAGTTCTACCAGGCTTCTACTTCTGAATTATATGGATTGGTGCAGGAAATTCCTCAAAAAGAAACTACTCCTTTCTATCCACGTTCTCCTTATGGCGTTGCTAAATTATATGGTTACTGGATCACGGTGAACTATCGTGAATCGTATGATATGTTTGCGGTAAATGGTATTTTATTTAACCATGAAAGTCCGTTGAGAGGTGAAACCTTTGTTACCCGTAAGATAACCATCGCTACCGCAAAAATTGCTGCAGGCAAACAGGAAATGTTATTACTAGGAAATCTGGATGCTAAACGTGACTGGGGACATGCGAAAGATTACGTGGAAGGTATGTGGTTGATCCTGCAACAGGAAAAACCGCAGGATTATGTTTTGGCAACAGGTATAACCACCACCGTTAGAGACTTTGTAAAAATGTCGTTTGCAGAAGCAGGCATTGAATTAGAATTTAAAGGAGAAGGCATTGATGAGAAAGGATATGTTGTGAAATGTGCAAATCCTAAATATCAACTGCCTGCAGGTAAGCAAGTAGTGGGTATCAATGCAAGATATTTCCGCCCGGCAGAAGTTGACCTGTTAATCGGTGATGCTACCAAAGCAAATACTGAATTAGACTGGAAACCTAAGTACGACCTGGCTGCATTGGTGAAAGAAATGGTACAGGAAGAATTGAAGATACAGTGA
- a CDS encoding glycosyltransferase family 2 protein, with translation MELSVIIINYNTFQLTCNCIQSIQEKLIDVDYEIVLVDNASVECDPTLFKEKFPNINLIINPVNTGFTGGNNTGIEHSKGEYLLLLNSDTQLINNAPKICLDYIKQHKEVGMVSCQLTYPDGRIQYTTRRFRTIGWELLEIFPFYKLMPKEKREHLMLHHYFDHQSFANVDWVWGAFMLFPRSILAQLPKKKLSDDFFMYCEDVLWCWDFKQLGYQIHFLPQAKVMHVHKGSVSKDKWLKIRTTSIRNHAKFMKKFYPDLRWYIFAAIYYPKQYGALWIGKLFKKF, from the coding sequence ATGGAATTATCTGTCATCATAATTAATTACAATACTTTTCAGCTTACCTGTAATTGCATTCAATCAATACAGGAAAAACTGATAGATGTTGATTATGAAATTGTATTGGTAGATAATGCTTCTGTAGAATGTGATCCAACTCTTTTCAAAGAAAAGTTTCCTAACATAAACTTAATAATAAACCCTGTTAATACCGGTTTTACCGGCGGCAACAATACCGGTATTGAACATTCCAAAGGCGAATATCTTTTATTATTGAACAGTGATACACAGCTAATCAATAACGCCCCAAAAATTTGCCTGGATTATATCAAACAACATAAAGAGGTTGGGATGGTAAGCTGCCAGTTAACTTACCCCGATGGCAGGATACAATATACCACACGCAGGTTCAGAACAATCGGTTGGGAATTATTAGAGATTTTTCCTTTTTACAAATTGATGCCGAAGGAAAAACGGGAGCATTTAATGCTGCACCATTATTTCGATCACCAGAGTTTTGCCAATGTAGATTGGGTTTGGGGCGCTTTTATGCTATTTCCAAGGTCAATTCTTGCTCAATTACCGAAAAAGAAGTTATCTGATGACTTTTTTATGTATTGTGAAGATGTATTGTGGTGCTGGGATTTTAAGCAATTAGGGTATCAAATCCATTTTTTACCGCAGGCAAAGGTGATGCACGTGCATAAAGGCAGTGTGAGTAAGGATAAATGGCTAAAAATCAGGACTACTTCTATCAGAAACCATGCAAAATTCATGAAAAAATTTTATCCTGACCTCAGATGGTATATTTTTGCAGCCATTTATTACCCCAAGCAATACGGAGCCTTATGGATAGGGAAACTTTTTAAAAAATTTTAA